A genomic region of Caldicellulosiruptor acetigenus contains the following coding sequences:
- a CDS encoding chemotaxis protein CheW yields the protein MIDEERKKLLKSDIAEDFEEEDELSDEKQLVIFKLGNEEYGVDIMQVKEIIRTTTITKIPQVPSFVEGIISLRGEILPIIDMRKKFGLPEAERTRQTRILVINLDNVTIGGIVDEVTEVLRLPNDAITPPPPVIRGINTEYLQGVGQINGRIIILLDMSKILTSNEVIQIEELKEELLNTNTQ from the coding sequence ATGATTGATGAAGAAAGAAAAAAACTATTAAAATCAGATATAGCTGAAGATTTTGAAGAGGAAGATGAGCTCAGTGATGAAAAGCAGCTTGTGATTTTCAAGCTTGGGAATGAAGAATATGGTGTTGATATAATGCAGGTCAAAGAGATTATCAGAACAACCACCATTACTAAAATACCCCAAGTACCCTCTTTTGTTGAAGGAATAATAAGTCTGCGGGGAGAAATATTGCCTATAATTGATATGCGCAAAAAATTTGGACTTCCTGAGGCAGAAAGAACAAGGCAGACGAGGATTCTTGTCATCAATCTTGACAATGTAACAATAGGTGGAATTGTTGATGAAGTTACAGAAGTTTTAAGACTTCCAAACGATGCAATAACTCCACCTCCTCCTGTTATAAGAGGGATTAATACAGAGTACTTACAAGGTGTTGGTCAAATTAATGGAAGAATAATAATCCTTCTTGATATGTCCAAAATACTAACATCTAATGAAGTAATTCAGATTGAGGAACTTAAGGAGGAACTTTTGAATACAAATACACAATAG
- a CDS encoding methyl-accepting chemotaxis protein, with amino-acid sequence MELSKLQTPRNPLKANIQPAAFNQVQDISQGQSFSTGVFDSTKKKEKRDELKKNTIIERLAAASTETQAAVAQATRNVNELQVAVQEIAASAQEASKAANESLKAIQEIEKVAKVADERTGELSNSIANLQALIQNIADEIEDMIRGIESAAQTSLESAENVLQLERQANEIRTTAQAVMEVADQTNLLALNAAIEAARAGKHGRGFAVVADEVRSLAETTNKAAIEIQNIIEDIQKDVNVVAEDIRGVGELVRGEAEKAKGVAEDLKKIENAINTIVEAMKEIRVLSRNMMNASSEVRGGSQQIAAAAEETAAATEESNASLIEQTKALNEINNAITMLAEMADELKSTSITQKNAEELAAASAELAAMVEESHKASYQISSALEQIMQASEEQAAACEESQKATENLKEMQKDIVDRLENATKLAKELQEILEKNRKDVEGLIEGVAQSVEKNRQSLESVRVLEKRIRNIEKIIDTISNVTTKVDLLSLNGSIEAARSGKYGKGFAVVAGDIKQLAQQSSEAIGNIKEMVRNISDQVRVVYEDVENAVKTSTQENEKAQKITISLERVKLATEKVVTEGGQLLKMAQDAEAALTQIAAGTMQIARGAEEASQAAQSAATQAQEQLKAISQIAQAAQELANLAEELKNI; translated from the coding sequence ATGGAACTTTCTAAATTGCAGACACCAAGAAATCCTTTAAAAGCTAATATCCAGCCAGCTGCCTTTAACCAAGTTCAAGACATTTCTCAAGGCCAATCTTTCAGCACCGGTGTTTTTGACTCAACAAAGAAAAAGGAAAAGAGAGATGAGCTAAAGAAAAACACAATAATCGAGAGGCTGGCTGCAGCATCAACTGAGACTCAGGCGGCTGTAGCACAAGCAACACGAAATGTCAACGAGCTTCAGGTTGCAGTGCAGGAGATTGCAGCATCAGCTCAGGAAGCGTCTAAGGCTGCCAATGAGTCTTTGAAAGCTATTCAGGAGATTGAAAAGGTTGCAAAGGTTGCAGATGAAAGGACAGGCGAGCTTTCGAATTCTATTGCAAACCTTCAAGCACTTATTCAAAATATTGCAGACGAGATTGAAGATATGATTCGAGGAATTGAGTCTGCAGCTCAGACTTCTCTTGAATCTGCTGAAAATGTTTTGCAACTTGAAAGACAGGCAAATGAAATTAGAACTACCGCTCAGGCAGTGATGGAGGTTGCTGACCAGACAAATTTGCTTGCACTCAACGCGGCAATCGAGGCTGCAAGAGCTGGCAAGCATGGTCGTGGTTTTGCAGTTGTGGCAGATGAGGTAAGAAGTTTGGCGGAGACAACAAATAAAGCCGCTATCGAGATTCAAAACATCATAGAGGATATTCAAAAAGATGTAAATGTTGTGGCAGAGGATATAAGAGGTGTTGGAGAACTTGTTAGAGGAGAGGCTGAAAAAGCGAAAGGTGTTGCAGAGGATTTAAAGAAGATAGAAAATGCAATCAATACAATTGTTGAAGCTATGAAGGAGATAAGAGTTTTGTCAAGAAATATGATGAATGCATCAAGCGAAGTCAGAGGTGGAAGCCAGCAAATTGCAGCGGCAGCAGAAGAAACTGCGGCAGCAACAGAAGAGTCAAATGCATCATTGATTGAGCAGACAAAGGCTTTGAACGAGATTAACAATGCAATAACAATGCTTGCTGAGATGGCAGATGAGCTAAAATCTACAAGCATTACTCAAAAGAATGCAGAAGAGCTTGCGGCAGCATCGGCTGAACTTGCAGCAATGGTGGAAGAGTCGCACAAGGCAAGCTATCAGATTTCTTCAGCACTTGAGCAGATAATGCAGGCGAGCGAAGAACAGGCAGCTGCATGTGAAGAGTCCCAGAAAGCAACAGAGAATCTTAAAGAAATGCAGAAAGATATAGTTGATAGATTAGAAAACGCTACAAAATTGGCAAAAGAATTGCAGGAGATTTTAGAAAAGAATAGAAAAGATGTAGAGGGATTGATTGAAGGTGTTGCACAGTCGGTTGAGAAGAACAGACAGTCATTGGAAAGCGTGAGAGTACTTGAAAAAAGGATTAGAAACATCGAGAAGATAATTGATACAATCTCAAATGTTACAACAAAAGTGGACTTGCTATCGCTCAATGGATCAATTGAAGCAGCACGTTCTGGCAAGTACGGGAAAGGATTTGCGGTTGTTGCAGGGGATATAAAGCAGCTTGCTCAGCAGTCAAGTGAAGCAATAGGGAATATAAAAGAAATGGTGAGAAATATCAGCGACCAAGTGAGAGTTGTATATGAAGATGTTGAAAATGCTGTTAAAACTTCAACACAGGAAAATGAAAAGGCGCAAAAGATAACCATTTCGCTTGAAAGGGTAAAACTTGCAACAGAAAAAGTTGTGACAGAAGGTGGGCAGCTCCTTAAGATGGCACAGGATGCAGAAGCAGCTCTGACCCAGATTGCAGCAGGAACCATGCAGATAGCAAGGGGAGCAGAAGAAGCATCACAAGCAGCTCAAAGTGCAGCAACCCAGGCACAAGAGCAGCTTAAAGCAATATCTCAGATTGCTCAGGCAGCTCAAGAGCTTGCTAATCTTGCAGAAGAGCTTAAAAATATTTAA
- a CDS encoding cyclase family protein — MRIIDVSIPISDSMVYFPGDPKPQISRVYSIEKGEAANVSKLILSSHTGTHIDAPAHFIKDGKTIDKLPLEYLIGEVKVFEVYEDDKITREFLESKNIDLEDRIFFKTKNSQYLSSTSEFCEKYVYLSLDAAQFLIERKVKVVGIDYLSIEEFSSNDFAVHKLLLSNNVVIIEGLDLSNVCGGKYRYVALPLKLKDCDGAPARVVLIDF, encoded by the coding sequence ATGAGGATTATCGATGTTAGCATTCCAATTTCAGATAGTATGGTGTATTTTCCTGGTGACCCAAAACCGCAAATATCAAGGGTTTATAGCATTGAAAAAGGAGAAGCAGCGAACGTCAGCAAGCTCATACTTTCATCCCACACAGGGACACACATTGATGCACCAGCTCATTTTATAAAGGATGGAAAGACCATTGACAAGCTTCCTTTAGAGTACTTGATAGGAGAGGTTAAGGTTTTCGAAGTGTATGAAGATGATAAGATAACCAGAGAGTTTCTTGAAAGCAAAAATATTGATTTAGAAGATAGAATATTTTTCAAGACCAAGAATTCTCAGTATCTTAGCAGCACCTCAGAGTTTTGTGAAAAGTATGTATATTTGAGTTTAGATGCTGCCCAGTTTCTCATAGAAAGGAAAGTTAAGGTTGTGGGGATAGATTATCTTTCGATAGAAGAATTTAGCTCAAACGATTTTGCTGTGCACAAGCTACTTCTTTCTAATAATGTTGTAATTATTGAGGGTTTAGACCTTTCAAATGTATGTGGAGGAAAATACAGATATGTAGCATTGCCATTAAAACTAAAAGACTGCGATGGTGCACCTGCGAGGGTGGTGTTGATTGATTTTTAA
- a CDS encoding proline--tRNA ligase has product MKVSELFMPTLKETPSDAEIESHKLMLRSGFMRQLSSGIYVYLPLGYRVLRKIENIVREEMDRAGAQEVHMSALMPKELWEESGRWAVFGPEMFRIKDRNEREYCLGPTHEEAFTYIVRNEISSYRDLPKILYQIQTKFRDERRPRFGVMRCREFTMKDAYSFDIDEKGLDISYQKMYDAYVRIFKRCGLDVKIVEADTGAMGGASSHEFMVPSSVGEAEIAYCKACGYAANLEKAECLDTPVENNEELKEKQEVYTPNVRTIEELVSFLGIDSTRFVKTMIYKADDKFVAVLVRGDREVNETKLKNLLGATDLELASAEDVERITGAKVGFAGPIGLSIDVYADNEVKYLKNFVVGANKTDYHIKNVNLSDFKVTKFADLRNITQDDLCPKCRSQKVTIERGIEVGHIFKLGTKYTEAFNCVYTDEKGEKKLMIMGCYGIGINRTAAAIIEQMHDEDGIIWPITVAPYEVIVVPVNVNDENQNKIAFEIYEKLQKNGVEVLIDDRDERAGVKFKDADLIGIPFRVTVGKKVSEGKLEIRNRRTKESFEVEIEKAIEFVINLIKEEKAKYQI; this is encoded by the coding sequence ATGAAAGTTTCAGAGCTTTTCATGCCAACTTTGAAAGAAACACCTTCTGATGCAGAGATAGAATCACATAAGCTTATGCTAAGATCTGGTTTTATGAGACAGCTCTCCTCTGGCATCTATGTGTATCTTCCGCTTGGCTACAGAGTTTTAAGAAAGATAGAAAACATTGTCAGAGAAGAGATGGACAGAGCTGGTGCTCAAGAGGTTCATATGTCTGCACTTATGCCAAAAGAGCTTTGGGAAGAGTCTGGTAGATGGGCAGTATTTGGACCGGAGATGTTCAGAATAAAAGATAGAAATGAAAGGGAGTACTGTTTGGGACCTACTCACGAAGAAGCATTTACTTATATAGTCAGAAACGAGATTTCATCTTACAGGGACCTTCCAAAAATTTTGTATCAAATTCAAACAAAGTTTCGTGATGAAAGAAGACCGCGGTTTGGTGTTATGCGCTGCCGAGAATTTACAATGAAAGATGCTTATTCTTTTGACATTGATGAAAAAGGCTTGGACATATCATATCAAAAGATGTATGATGCCTATGTGAGGATTTTCAAAAGGTGCGGGCTTGATGTAAAGATTGTCGAAGCAGACACAGGTGCAATGGGAGGAGCAAGCTCACACGAGTTCATGGTTCCATCATCTGTTGGTGAGGCGGAAATTGCATATTGCAAAGCGTGCGGATATGCTGCAAACTTGGAAAAGGCAGAGTGTTTGGACACACCAGTTGAAAACAATGAGGAACTTAAAGAAAAACAGGAAGTCTACACTCCAAATGTGAGGACAATTGAGGAGCTTGTGAGTTTCCTTGGCATCGACAGCACAAGGTTTGTAAAGACAATGATTTACAAGGCAGATGACAAGTTTGTCGCAGTGCTGGTGAGAGGGGACAGAGAGGTAAACGAGACAAAGCTAAAAAATCTTTTAGGAGCAACAGACCTAGAACTTGCATCTGCAGAGGATGTAGAAAGAATAACAGGTGCAAAGGTGGGATTTGCCGGACCAATTGGTCTTTCGATAGATGTGTATGCGGACAATGAGGTAAAATACCTCAAAAACTTTGTGGTGGGCGCAAATAAGACAGATTATCATATAAAGAATGTTAATCTTTCAGATTTTAAAGTCACAAAGTTTGCAGACCTCAGGAATATAACCCAAGACGACCTTTGTCCAAAATGCCGCTCTCAGAAGGTGACAATTGAAAGAGGAATTGAGGTTGGACACATATTTAAACTTGGTACAAAGTATACAGAAGCTTTTAACTGCGTGTATACAGATGAAAAAGGCGAAAAGAAGCTCATGATAATGGGATGTTATGGTATTGGTATCAACAGGACAGCTGCAGCTATCATTGAACAGATGCACGATGAGGACGGTATAATCTGGCCAATTACAGTCGCACCATATGAGGTAATTGTTGTGCCTGTAAATGTAAATGATGAAAATCAGAACAAGATTGCATTTGAGATTTATGAAAAATTGCAGAAAAACGGAGTTGAGGTTTTGATTGATGACAGAGATGAAAGAGCAGGTGTTAAGTTCAAGGATGCGGATTTGATAGGAATTCCGTTCAGAGTTACTGTTGGGAAGAAAGTGTCAGAAGGAAAGCTTGAGATTAGAAACAGAAGAACAAAAGAATCTTTTGAAGTTGAAATTGAGAAGGCAATAGAGTTTGTAATTAATCTAATCAAGGAAGAAAAAGCAAAATACCAAATATAA
- a CDS encoding mechanosensitive ion channel family protein, producing the protein MCLSIGKLSEIILKYSGKIIYSIVILVIGFLFLKFSNKILEKWKRKQRNSVFPINQKRIDTLAALFKSIIKYSIYFLVIVLILENFNVSIKTILAVAGIGGLAIGFGAQSLIKDVIAGLFLIIEDQLSVGDYVTIDGRSGTVKEMGIKTIKIQDYNGSIHIIPNGSIGAITNWSRHNSKAIVDVKLNTKMNFDEVSLKLQEVFKEIEEEFKEDIVTPPQIVGIVDTNWIEYTLRIVTETKPLRHWDLERAMRKKIIEKLFVS; encoded by the coding sequence ATGTGTTTGAGTATTGGGAAGCTGTCTGAAATAATTTTGAAATATAGTGGGAAGATAATTTATTCGATAGTCATCTTGGTTATTGGTTTTTTGTTTTTAAAGTTTTCTAACAAAATACTTGAAAAATGGAAGAGAAAACAGAGAAATTCTGTATTTCCAATTAATCAAAAGAGGATAGACACTCTTGCAGCACTTTTCAAAAGTATTATAAAATACTCTATATACTTTTTAGTAATTGTACTCATTCTTGAAAACTTTAACGTTTCAATCAAGACAATCTTGGCTGTTGCAGGGATAGGTGGGCTTGCGATAGGTTTTGGTGCACAGAGTTTAATTAAAGATGTTATAGCGGGTCTTTTTTTGATTATTGAAGACCAGCTGTCTGTTGGTGACTATGTCACCATCGATGGAAGAAGTGGAACGGTCAAAGAGATGGGAATAAAGACAATTAAAATTCAGGACTACAACGGCTCAATCCATATTATTCCAAACGGTTCCATAGGTGCCATTACAAACTGGTCGAGGCATAACTCAAAGGCGATTGTGGATGTTAAGCTCAATACAAAGATGAACTTTGATGAGGTGTCTTTGAAACTCCAAGAGGTGTTCAAAGAGATTGAAGAGGAATTCAAAGAAGACATTGTCACACCACCGCAGATTGTGGGGATTGTGGACACAAACTGGATAGAATATACACTCAGAATTGTGACAGAGACAAAACCTCTTCGCCACTGGGATTTAGAGAGGGCGATGAGAAAAAAGATAATTGAAAAGCTTTTTGTAAGCTAA
- a CDS encoding gamma-glutamyl-gamma-aminobutyrate hydrolase family protein, with translation MEIEELKISWASLMNVLIFGGFDADNRKLYVMNEYIEVLLMLNAKPIIFPISFLSTELIKEYIQMCDCVLFCGGEDVHPKFYGREPQVGIRKINLLRDRIELGAMRISYEMNRRVLAICRGVQVMNVAFGGTLIQDIERKSSISHYQNLDGRYGYHSVEIVGGVLASIFGYRKILVNSFHHQAIDEVAPEFEIEAESMDGIVEAISKKDRSFFVGVQWHPELMAKDDEFQKRLFERFLEG, from the coding sequence ATGGAAATTGAAGAACTCAAAATAAGTTGGGCAAGTCTAATGAATGTGCTTATATTTGGAGGGTTTGATGCAGATAATAGAAAACTTTATGTGATGAATGAGTACATAGAAGTACTTTTAATGCTAAATGCAAAACCCATAATTTTCCCTATAAGTTTTTTATCAACCGAGCTTATAAAAGAGTACATACAGATGTGTGATTGTGTTCTTTTTTGCGGAGGTGAGGATGTTCACCCTAAATTTTATGGCAGAGAACCTCAAGTAGGAATAAGAAAAATCAATCTTTTGAGAGATAGAATAGAGCTTGGAGCAATGAGAATTTCATATGAGATGAACAGAAGAGTTTTGGCAATTTGCAGAGGAGTGCAGGTTATGAATGTTGCGTTTGGTGGGACTTTGATACAGGACATAGAGAGAAAATCCTCCATCTCTCATTACCAGAATCTGGATGGAAGGTATGGATATCACTCTGTGGAGATTGTTGGAGGGGTGCTTGCCAGCATCTTTGGATACCGAAAGATTTTGGTAAACTCTTTTCACCATCAGGCAATAGATGAGGTTGCACCTGAGTTTGAAATAGAGGCAGAATCAATGGATGGCATTGTAGAGGCAATTTCAAAAAAAGACAGAAGCTTTTTTGTAGGTGTGCAGTGGCACCCCGAGCTTATGGCAAAAGATGATGAGTTTCAAAAAAGGCTTTTTGAGAGGTTTTTGGAAGGGTGA
- a CDS encoding ANTAR domain-containing response regulator — MFKVILAIKNQKLFSVVKNTLIENGYTVADTATDFADCLRKIRVLKPDIVIMEYGFSVGSMVEMIDILKNDRICPVVILANQAQRSNIESVILEDDEFNIFLYSPFNKWAFISFVETIVKNWMRLRKLEEQIRKLQDDLETRKLVERAKGILMKELKLDEESAMRKLQKLSMDHQMPIKEVAKRIIEWKLKNSK, encoded by the coding sequence ATGTTCAAGGTCATTTTGGCTATAAAGAACCAAAAATTATTTTCTGTTGTAAAAAACACCCTTATTGAAAATGGCTATACCGTGGCTGATACTGCCACAGACTTTGCAGATTGCCTGAGAAAGATAAGGGTTTTAAAACCGGATATTGTTATTATGGAGTATGGTTTTAGTGTTGGCAGCATGGTAGAGATGATAGATATTCTAAAAAATGACAGAATATGTCCTGTTGTCATCTTGGCAAACCAGGCACAAAGGTCTAATATAGAAAGTGTAATTTTAGAAGATGATGAGTTCAACATTTTCTTGTACAGTCCATTTAATAAGTGGGCGTTCATATCCTTTGTTGAGACTATCGTAAAAAATTGGATGAGATTAAGAAAGTTAGAAGAACAAATAAGAAAGCTTCAGGATGATTTGGAAACAAGAAAGCTTGTTGAAAGGGCAAAAGGGATTTTGATGAAGGAGCTCAAGCTTGATGAAGAAAGCGCGATGAGAAAGCTTCAAAAGCTCAGCATGGACCACCAGATGCCTATTAAAGAAGTGGCAAAGAGAATCATAGAATGGAAATTGAAGAACTCAAAATAA
- a CDS encoding HD-GYP domain-containing protein, translating into MKLQKSFWMRVFEFFLFFLIGCPLAIQIVEGFFHIKNPVIEYLQIITLFFAMIFFTAFYILRYSSVLKRYKVFEKKQKVIIKKLKEEKDNIEKNYIDSIRLNKEMTNIVKRLIETERGLREKNEWLKNFFELSTKIISLSSVREIVEVIGEFKYESLRFVRVSVYHAGDDKKFKSLYQFGQKDVHEQILFNKAKEDVNIAYKVESNSIIKVAIPIISEEKCEGICFYVIECKSVSNEDVGYYISMCNFITMAIKNAIYYSNLKKQKSEIEDLYEKSTYMNEKLKETIEELNKSKAELEKKNQEIEKFFYETILCLSKAIEYKDVYTKGHCERVQSIALKIADELSLSDEEKDVLKVACLLHDIGKIGVKEDILNKKGSLEAHEYEEIQKHPLIGYNILKDLEFTDRIKKVVLQHHERVDGRGYPFGLKDEEIDLLAKIVAVADAYDAMTSDRPYRKAFDKETALSEMKRCAGSQFDTTIVEKLINLAQKGLVMFL; encoded by the coding sequence TTGAAGTTACAAAAGAGTTTTTGGATGAGAGTGTTTGAATTTTTTCTTTTCTTTTTAATAGGTTGTCCTTTGGCAATTCAAATTGTCGAAGGTTTTTTTCATATTAAAAATCCTGTCATTGAGTATCTTCAAATTATAACTCTGTTTTTTGCAATGATATTTTTCACTGCGTTTTATATTCTCAGGTACAGCAGTGTATTAAAAAGATATAAGGTGTTCGAAAAAAAACAAAAGGTTATCATCAAAAAACTAAAAGAGGAGAAAGATAATATAGAAAAAAATTATATTGACAGTATCCGTCTCAACAAAGAAATGACAAATATTGTAAAAAGATTAATTGAGACAGAAAGAGGATTGAGAGAAAAAAACGAATGGCTAAAAAATTTTTTTGAACTTTCGACAAAAATTATTAGCCTTTCAAGTGTGAGGGAAATAGTAGAAGTTATAGGGGAATTTAAGTATGAGAGTTTGAGATTTGTGAGGGTGAGTGTTTATCATGCTGGTGATGACAAGAAATTCAAGAGTTTGTATCAATTTGGACAAAAAGATGTGCACGAACAGATCCTCTTTAACAAAGCCAAAGAGGATGTGAATATAGCATACAAAGTAGAAAGTAACAGTATAATAAAAGTGGCTATTCCAATCATTTCGGAAGAAAAGTGTGAAGGTATCTGTTTTTATGTAATTGAATGCAAAAGCGTTTCAAATGAGGATGTTGGATATTATATTAGTATGTGCAACTTTATTACAATGGCAATAAAAAATGCCATTTATTATTCAAATCTCAAAAAACAGAAGTCAGAAATAGAAGATTTGTATGAAAAAAGCACTTACATGAACGAAAAGCTAAAAGAGACAATTGAGGAGTTAAATAAATCAAAGGCAGAACTTGAAAAGAAAAATCAAGAAATTGAAAAGTTCTTCTATGAAACAATCTTGTGCTTGTCCAAAGCAATTGAATACAAGGATGTGTATACAAAAGGACACTGCGAAAGAGTACAGAGCATTGCTTTAAAGATTGCAGATGAGCTTTCGCTTTCAGATGAAGAAAAAGATGTTTTAAAAGTTGCGTGTTTGCTTCATGACATAGGCAAGATTGGTGTAAAAGAGGATATATTGAATAAGAAAGGGTCATTAGAAGCTCATGAGTATGAGGAGATACAAAAACATCCTTTGATAGGGTACAACATTTTAAAAGATTTAGAGTTTACAGACAGAATCAAAAAGGTTGTGCTTCAGCACCATGAAAGGGTGGATGGCAGGGGTTATCCATTTGGATTGAAAGATGAAGAGATAGACCTTCTTGCCAAGATTGTAGCTGTTGCCGATGCCTATGATGCAATGACCTCTGATAGACCCTATAGAAAAGCTTTTGATAAGGAGACAGCTTTAAGCGAGATGAAAAGGTGTGCCGGCAGCCAGTTCGATACTACTATAGTGGAAAAACTGATTAATTTAGCCCAAAAAGGTTTAGTGATGTTTTTATAG
- the xylB gene encoding xylulokinase, translating to MYFIGIDVGTSGTKTILIDSKGKILASATFEYPLYQPQIGWAEQNPEDWWDASVKGIKAVLEKSKVDPKEVKAVGLTGQMHGLVMLDKNCNVIRPSIIWCDQRTAKECDEITEKVGKERLVEITANPALTGFTASKILWVRNNEPQNYEKVYKILLPKDYIRFKLTGEFATDVSDASGMQLLDVKNRCWSDEVLEKLEIDKGLLGKVYESPEVTGKVSRQASELTGLCEGTLVVAGGGDQAAGAVGNGIVKTGVISSTIGSSGVVFAHLDEFKIDPQGRVHTFCHAVPGKWHVMGVTQGAGLSLKWFRDNFAHIEKAAFEFIDKDPYILMDQEAELANPGADGLVFLPYLMGERTPILDPYAKGIFFGITAKHTRREFIRAVMEGVVFSLKNCLDILYEMGIEVKEVRVSGGGAKSKLWRQMQADIFEMDVWTLNSKEGPAFGAAILAAVGAGEYQKVEEACDTMIQKVDSCSPNEKLFEIYRKTYKLYNSIYPRVKDLFNM from the coding sequence ATGTATTTTATTGGAATTGACGTTGGAACATCTGGGACAAAGACAATCCTGATTGACTCAAAAGGTAAGATTCTGGCTTCTGCAACGTTTGAATATCCTCTTTATCAGCCTCAGATTGGCTGGGCTGAGCAAAATCCCGAAGACTGGTGGGATGCAAGCGTAAAAGGAATTAAAGCTGTGCTTGAAAAGTCAAAAGTAGACCCCAAGGAAGTTAAGGCTGTGGGACTTACCGGGCAGATGCACGGGCTTGTGATGCTTGACAAAAACTGCAACGTTATAAGACCATCAATCATCTGGTGTGACCAGCGAACGGCAAAAGAATGTGATGAAATAACAGAAAAGGTTGGCAAGGAAAGGCTTGTGGAGATTACAGCAAACCCTGCACTGACAGGTTTTACAGCATCAAAGATTCTGTGGGTGAGAAACAACGAACCACAAAACTATGAGAAGGTGTACAAAATTTTGCTTCCCAAAGACTATATAAGGTTTAAACTTACAGGCGAGTTTGCAACAGATGTGTCAGATGCATCTGGTATGCAACTTTTGGATGTGAAAAACAGATGCTGGTCTGATGAGGTGCTTGAAAAGCTTGAGATAGACAAAGGGCTTCTTGGAAAAGTCTATGAGTCGCCAGAGGTTACGGGAAAAGTGAGCAGGCAAGCAAGCGAACTTACAGGTCTTTGTGAAGGCACTTTAGTTGTTGCAGGTGGAGGAGACCAGGCAGCAGGTGCAGTTGGAAATGGTATAGTAAAGACGGGTGTGATTTCATCTACAATTGGTTCGTCTGGCGTTGTTTTTGCCCATCTTGACGAGTTTAAGATTGACCCACAGGGAAGGGTTCACACATTTTGTCATGCAGTGCCGGGAAAATGGCATGTGATGGGTGTAACACAAGGTGCCGGACTTTCTCTCAAGTGGTTTAGAGACAACTTTGCACACATCGAAAAGGCTGCGTTTGAGTTTATTGACAAAGACCCATACATTTTGATGGACCAGGAGGCAGAACTTGCAAACCCAGGCGCAGACGGACTTGTTTTCCTGCCATATTTGATGGGGGAAAGAACGCCCATTTTGGACCCATACGCCAAAGGAATATTCTTTGGAATAACAGCAAAGCATACACGAAGAGAGTTCATTAGAGCTGTCATGGAAGGTGTTGTATTTTCACTTAAAAACTGTCTTGATATTTTGTACGAGATGGGCATCGAGGTGAAAGAGGTGAGAGTTTCAGGCGGTGGTGCAAAGAGCAAGCTCTGGAGACAGATGCAGGCAGACATATTTGAGATGGATGTATGGACACTAAATTCCAAAGAAGGACCTGCGTTTGGTGCAGCTATCCTGGCAGCAGTTGGTGCAGGAGAATATCAGAAGGTTGAAGAAGCCTGCGATACTATGATTCAAAAGGTAGATAGCTGCAGCCCAAATGAAAAACTATTTGAAATATATAGAAAAACTTATAAACTTTACAACAGTATATATCCAAGAGTTAAGGACTTATTCAACATGTAA